The following coding sequences are from one Chelonoidis abingdonii isolate Lonesome George chromosome 4, CheloAbing_2.0, whole genome shotgun sequence window:
- the UEVLD gene encoding ubiquitin-conjugating enzyme E2 variant 3 isoform X3, with product MEFSEETLRTQLVKYKFRDLTIEELKNVVKIYPNFRFSMDTYTFKDGSLKDLLNFSGTIPVKYQGNSYNIPICLWILDSHPFAPPICLLKPTINMEISVGKHVDAHGRIYLPYLQNWSHPKSVIIGLIKEMIEKFEEELPLYSVSSSDEAKQLELLSYIAKITAGETAINSKTMVDGQKKDGGFNKVTVIGAGDLGVACVLAISAKGAADQVVLLDLSEGAAKGGTMDLDIFALPNVEISKVAVHVPPHAKPPEQIV from the exons ATGGAGTTCTCCGAGGAGACGCTCAGGACGCAGCTGGTTAAG TATAAATTCCGGGACCTGACCATAGAAGAACTGAAGAATGTTGTTAAGATCTACCCAAACTTCAGATTCTCCATGGATACATACA CTTTCAAAGACGGATCTCTTAAAGACCTCTTGAATTTTAGTGGCACTATTCCAGTGAAATATCAGG GTAATTCCTATAACATACCAATTTGTTTGTGGATTTTGGATTCTCATCCTTTTGCTCCTCCCATTTGCTTGCTGAAACCAACTATAAACATGGAAATCTCTGTGGGAAAACATGTAGATGCACATGGCAGGATATACTTGCCCTATCTACAAAACTGGAGCCAT CCAAAGTCAGTTATCATTGGATTAATCAAAGAAATGATTGAAAAGTTTGAGGAAGAGCTACCTCTGTATTCAGTATCATCTTCTGATGAAGCCAAGCAGTTAGAACTGCTATCCTATATTGCAAAGATAACTGCAG gtgAAACTGCCATTAATTCAAAGACTATGGTGGATGGACAGAAAAAAGATGGAGGCTTTAACAAAGTTACTGTGATTGGAGCAGGAGACCTTGGCGTTGCTTGTGTACTAGCAATTTCAGCAAAg gGTGCTGCAGACCAGGTAGTTCTCTTAGACCTCTCAGAAGGTGCAGCAAAAGGAGGAACAATGGACCTGGATATCTTTGCTCTGCCAAATGTAGAGATCAGCAAAG tggctGTCCATGTTCCACCTCATGCCAAGCCACCAGAACAGATTGTTTGA